One Takifugu rubripes chromosome 2, fTakRub1.2, whole genome shotgun sequence genomic region harbors:
- the cdkn3 gene encoding cyclin-dependent kinase inhibitor 3 isoform X2, translated as MRTSEFDSSSEEEEVGEEQLTPLHISWLPLSVVECSQFLGICALPGCKYKDVRRSLERDVEELQNQGVQEVFVFCSRAELHRYRVPSLLDVYQQRGFCVHHMPFPDGDVPELEQCCRILEELQTSLENNRRTVIHCYGGLGRSGLIAACLLLRLSVSLTENKVIEILREHRGGGAIQTVKYNFLHEFREKYKAYVESRRASPERSVSR; from the exons ATGAGGACTAGTGAGTTCGACTCCTcatctgaagaggaggaggtcgGGGAGGAGCAGCTGACTCCTCTCCACATCTCCTG GTTACCATTGTCTGTGGTGGAGTGCTCGCAGTTCCTGGGCATCTGTGCCCTTCCAG GGTGCAAATACAAAGACGTCCGCAGGAGCCTGGAGAGAGACGTTG aggagctccagaaccAGGGGGTGCAGGAGGTCTTTGTATTCTGCAGCAGGGCAGAGCTCCACCGGTACCGAGTTCCCTCCCTGCTGGACGTCTACCAGCAGCGAGGCTTCTGCGTCCACCACATGCCGTTCCCGGACGGGGACGTCCCGGAGCTGGAGCAGTGCTGCcggatcctggaggagctgcagaccaGCCTGGAGAACAACAGGAGGACCGTGATCCA ctgtTACGGAGGTCTTGGCAGATCCGGATTAA TCGCCGCCTGTCTGCTGCTTCGTCTCTCGGTGTCGCTGACGGAGAACAAGGTGATCGAGATCCTCAGGGAGCACCGAGGAGGCGGAGCCATCCAAACGGTGAAG taCAACTTCCTGCACGAGTTCCGGGAAAAGTACAAAGCCTACGTGGAGAGCCGGAGGGCGTCCCCGGAGCGCTCGGTGTCCCGGTGA
- the cdkn3 gene encoding cyclin-dependent kinase inhibitor 3 isoform X1 codes for MRTSEFDSSSEEEEVGEEQLTPLHISWLPLSVVECSQFLGICALPGCKYKDVRRSLERDVEELQNQGVQEVFVFCSRAELHRYRVPSLLDVYQQRGFCVHHMPFPDGDVPELEQCCRILEELQTSLENNRRTVIHCYGGLGRSGLIAACLLLRLSVSLTENKVIEILREHRGGGAIQTVKQYNFLHEFREKYKAYVESRRASPERSVSR; via the exons ATGAGGACTAGTGAGTTCGACTCCTcatctgaagaggaggaggtcgGGGAGGAGCAGCTGACTCCTCTCCACATCTCCTG GTTACCATTGTCTGTGGTGGAGTGCTCGCAGTTCCTGGGCATCTGTGCCCTTCCAG GGTGCAAATACAAAGACGTCCGCAGGAGCCTGGAGAGAGACGTTG aggagctccagaaccAGGGGGTGCAGGAGGTCTTTGTATTCTGCAGCAGGGCAGAGCTCCACCGGTACCGAGTTCCCTCCCTGCTGGACGTCTACCAGCAGCGAGGCTTCTGCGTCCACCACATGCCGTTCCCGGACGGGGACGTCCCGGAGCTGGAGCAGTGCTGCcggatcctggaggagctgcagaccaGCCTGGAGAACAACAGGAGGACCGTGATCCA ctgtTACGGAGGTCTTGGCAGATCCGGATTAA TCGCCGCCTGTCTGCTGCTTCGTCTCTCGGTGTCGCTGACGGAGAACAAGGTGATCGAGATCCTCAGGGAGCACCGAGGAGGCGGAGCCATCCAAACGGTGAAG cagtaCAACTTCCTGCACGAGTTCCGGGAAAAGTACAAAGCCTACGTGGAGAGCCGGAGGGCGTCCCCGGAGCGCTCGGTGTCCCGGTGA
- the LOC105418606 gene encoding uncharacterized protein isoform X2 codes for MKPQEAELVGEIAKLQYMVSELKRGFTSALLELSHIQHGDTHLREELEENRRSCQKKAARLELLVDSLREELGVLQTQIFQLDSKRQRALQDGDTSKHRESNPADAPPSCGSRGKLLLHCFLQGLKAGLSEGTDARHQVAMQLLHAEWEYVSTLNQLLDKYKTPAAQQGALEPHQTLVKFVEELLQRHLPFRNSLQERLSAAHWKSLVGDILVQLIGQNDTVFSDTYVGYTTTLASFLCLEFNRLNHPDSNSDKVQEDREEMNLLSLLLAPVSRIHAYLSHVQSLLQWTGKEHPDCSLLLGAERALRNVLSRCHAILEEDVRWEEAEGAGQSCSEAAGSSASCCGRNHEKRESPQEAAALRNDPPVADLTNGCQSMRLECWSCSPVRRKGCGRDRSVQNRPGRDCCRACCSLLMPDAAGWGENSDSGQGTFSQHTGKGTIGPEATGATCSPEDVETDLDDTSAFGDSSVTSCSPDGTLCREEVISGQEEEEEEEEDSQVPVLLRPSYSQQREGSRERSVCLRWQIPRVTPHPPLRNAAGPPCTTAATPCLVSSRGKRLVSIRTGSPPLHPKSAFRPIWDDPSRQDDSAPEKDVRKGFVPVQAAARQSLGLGRDNLRPSLRRAHAAAVSGPGLWEDSEDSEGPCSTV; via the exons ATGAAGCCACAGGAGGCCGAGCTCGTGGGGGAAATCGCCAAG TTGCAGTACATGGTCTCAGAGCTGAAGAGGGGCTTCACCAGCGCCCTGCTGGAGCTCAGTCACATCCAGCATGgagacacacacctgagggaggagctggaggagaaccgCAGGAGCTGCCAGAAGAAAGCTGCTCGCCTGGAGCTGTTGGTGGACTCTCTGAGG gaggagcttgGAGTGCTGCAGACTCAGATCTTCCAGCTGGACAGTAAGAGACAGAGAGCTCTGCAGGACGGAGACACCTCCAAACACAGAGAGAG CAACCCAGCAGATGCGCCGCCGTCCTGTGGGTCCAGAGGGAAGCTGCTTCTCCACTGTTTCCTGCAGGGCCTGAAAGCGGGACTGAGTGAAGGCACAG ATGCTCGACATCAGGTGgccatgcagctgctgcacgcGGAGTGGGAGTACGTGTCCACGCTCAATCAGCTGCTTGACAAGTacaaaacacctgcagctcagcagggggccCTGGAGCCGCA TCAGACGCTGGTGAAgtttgtggaggagctgctgcagcgacATCTGCCGTTCAGGAACTCGCTGCAGGAGCGACTCTCTGCTGCACACTGGAAATCTCTGGTGGGAGACATCCTGGTGCAACTCATCGGACAAAACGAT ACTGTCTTCTCTGACACATATGTTGGATACACAACCACGCTGGCATCCTTCCTCTGCCTGGAGTTTAACAGATTAAACCATCCAGACAGCAACAGCGACAAAGTCCAg gaggacagagaggagatgaatttgctgtcgctgctgctggcGCCTGTGTCTCGAATTCACGCCTACCTGAGCCACGTCCAG AGTTTGTTACAGTGGACGGGCAAAGAACATCCTgactgcagcctcctgctgggaGCCGAGCGAGCGCTGAGGAATGTTCTATCCCGCTGTCacgccatcctggaggaggatgtgaggtgggaggaagcagaaggtgcagggcaaag CTGTTCTGAGGCTGCTGGATCTTCTGCCAGCTGTTGCGGGAGGAACCATGAGAAGAGAGAGTCCccgcaggaagctgcagcgctCAG aaaCGATCCGCCGGTGGCCGACCTTACCAACGGCTGCCAGTCCATGCGTCTGGAGTGTTGGTCCTGCAGCCCCGTCAGGCGGAAGGGCTGCGGGCGGGACAGGAGCGTCCAGAACCGGCCGGGTCGAGACTGTTGCCGCGCCTGCTGCTCCCTCCTCATGCCCGACGCTGCTGGGTGGGGGGAGAACAGCGACTCGGGCCAGGGAACCTTCAGCCAGCACACTGGGAAAGGCACCATTGGCCCGGAGGCCACCGGCGCCACCTGCAGCCCAGAGGATGTCGAGACGGACCTGGATGACACCTCGGCCTTTGGGGACTCCTCTGTGACCTCCTGCAGCCCTGATGGGACCCTGTGCAGGGAGGAGGTGATTAgtgggcaggaggaggaggaggaggaggaagaggacagccAGGTCCCGGTTCTGTTGAGACCTTCCTACagtcagcagagggaggggtccAGAGAGAGGAGCGTGTGTCTCAGATGGCAGATTCCAAGAGTGACCCCCCACCCGCCCCTGAGAAACGCAGCAGGGCCCCCGTGCACTACCGCGGCCACGCCCTGTCTGGTCAGCTCCCGCGGAAAGAGGCTGGTCAGCATCCGGACCGGCTCGCCTCCGCTGCACCCAAAAAGCGCCTTCAGGCCCATCTGGGACGACCCCTCCAGACAG GACGATTCGGCTCCAGAGAAGGACGTCAGGAAAGGTTTCGTCCCAGTTCAGGCTGCCGCCCGGCAGAGTCTCGGCCTGGGCAGAGACAATCTGAG GCCGAGTTTACGGCGAGCCCACGCAGCGGCGGTGAGCGGCCCTGGATTGTGGGAGGACAGCGAGGACAGCGAGGGGCCATGCAGCACCGTGTGA
- the LOC105418606 gene encoding uncharacterized protein isoform X3: MKPQEAELVGEIAKLQYMVSELKRGFTSALLELSHIQHGDTHLREELEENRRSCQKKAARLELLVDSLREELGVLQTQIFQLDSKRQRALQDGDTSKHRESSNPADAPPSCGSRGKLLLHCFLQGLKAGLSEGTDARHQVAMQLLHAEWEYVSTLNQLLDKYKTPAAQQGALEPHQTLVKFVEELLQRHLPFRNSLQERLSAAHWKSLVGDILVQLIGQNDTVFSDTYVGYTTTLASFLCLEFNRLNHPDSNSDKVQDREEMNLLSLLLAPVSRIHAYLSHVQSLLQWTGKEHPDCSLLLGAERALRNVLSRCHAILEEDVRWEEAEGAGQSCSEAAGSSASCCGRNHEKRESPQEAAALRNDPPVADLTNGCQSMRLECWSCSPVRRKGCGRDRSVQNRPGRDCCRACCSLLMPDAAGWGENSDSGQGTFSQHTGKGTIGPEATGATCSPEDVETDLDDTSAFGDSSVTSCSPDGTLCREEVISGQEEEEEEEEDSQVPVLLRPSYSQQREGSRERSVCLRWQIPRVTPHPPLRNAAGPPCTTAATPCLVSSRGKRLVSIRTGSPPLHPKSAFRPIWDDPSRQDDSAPEKDVRKGFVPVQAAARQSLGLGRDNLRPSLRRAHAAAVSGPGLWEDSEDSEGPCSTV, translated from the exons ATGAAGCCACAGGAGGCCGAGCTCGTGGGGGAAATCGCCAAG TTGCAGTACATGGTCTCAGAGCTGAAGAGGGGCTTCACCAGCGCCCTGCTGGAGCTCAGTCACATCCAGCATGgagacacacacctgagggaggagctggaggagaaccgCAGGAGCTGCCAGAAGAAAGCTGCTCGCCTGGAGCTGTTGGTGGACTCTCTGAGG gaggagcttgGAGTGCTGCAGACTCAGATCTTCCAGCTGGACAGTAAGAGACAGAGAGCTCTGCAGGACGGAGACACCTCCAAACACAGAGAGAG CAGCAACCCAGCAGATGCGCCGCCGTCCTGTGGGTCCAGAGGGAAGCTGCTTCTCCACTGTTTCCTGCAGGGCCTGAAAGCGGGACTGAGTGAAGGCACAG ATGCTCGACATCAGGTGgccatgcagctgctgcacgcGGAGTGGGAGTACGTGTCCACGCTCAATCAGCTGCTTGACAAGTacaaaacacctgcagctcagcagggggccCTGGAGCCGCA TCAGACGCTGGTGAAgtttgtggaggagctgctgcagcgacATCTGCCGTTCAGGAACTCGCTGCAGGAGCGACTCTCTGCTGCACACTGGAAATCTCTGGTGGGAGACATCCTGGTGCAACTCATCGGACAAAACGAT ACTGTCTTCTCTGACACATATGTTGGATACACAACCACGCTGGCATCCTTCCTCTGCCTGGAGTTTAACAGATTAAACCATCCAGACAGCAACAGCGACAAAGTCCAg gacagagaggagatgaatttgctgtcgctgctgctggcGCCTGTGTCTCGAATTCACGCCTACCTGAGCCACGTCCAG AGTTTGTTACAGTGGACGGGCAAAGAACATCCTgactgcagcctcctgctgggaGCCGAGCGAGCGCTGAGGAATGTTCTATCCCGCTGTCacgccatcctggaggaggatgtgaggtgggaggaagcagaaggtgcagggcaaag CTGTTCTGAGGCTGCTGGATCTTCTGCCAGCTGTTGCGGGAGGAACCATGAGAAGAGAGAGTCCccgcaggaagctgcagcgctCAG aaaCGATCCGCCGGTGGCCGACCTTACCAACGGCTGCCAGTCCATGCGTCTGGAGTGTTGGTCCTGCAGCCCCGTCAGGCGGAAGGGCTGCGGGCGGGACAGGAGCGTCCAGAACCGGCCGGGTCGAGACTGTTGCCGCGCCTGCTGCTCCCTCCTCATGCCCGACGCTGCTGGGTGGGGGGAGAACAGCGACTCGGGCCAGGGAACCTTCAGCCAGCACACTGGGAAAGGCACCATTGGCCCGGAGGCCACCGGCGCCACCTGCAGCCCAGAGGATGTCGAGACGGACCTGGATGACACCTCGGCCTTTGGGGACTCCTCTGTGACCTCCTGCAGCCCTGATGGGACCCTGTGCAGGGAGGAGGTGATTAgtgggcaggaggaggaggaggaggaggaagaggacagccAGGTCCCGGTTCTGTTGAGACCTTCCTACagtcagcagagggaggggtccAGAGAGAGGAGCGTGTGTCTCAGATGGCAGATTCCAAGAGTGACCCCCCACCCGCCCCTGAGAAACGCAGCAGGGCCCCCGTGCACTACCGCGGCCACGCCCTGTCTGGTCAGCTCCCGCGGAAAGAGGCTGGTCAGCATCCGGACCGGCTCGCCTCCGCTGCACCCAAAAAGCGCCTTCAGGCCCATCTGGGACGACCCCTCCAGACAG GACGATTCGGCTCCAGAGAAGGACGTCAGGAAAGGTTTCGTCCCAGTTCAGGCTGCCGCCCGGCAGAGTCTCGGCCTGGGCAGAGACAATCTGAG GCCGAGTTTACGGCGAGCCCACGCAGCGGCGGTGAGCGGCCCTGGATTGTGGGAGGACAGCGAGGACAGCGAGGGGCCATGCAGCACCGTGTGA
- the LOC105418606 gene encoding uncharacterized protein isoform X1, whose translation MKPQEAELVGEIAKLQYMVSELKRGFTSALLELSHIQHGDTHLREELEENRRSCQKKAARLELLVDSLREELGVLQTQIFQLDSKRQRALQDGDTSKHRESSNPADAPPSCGSRGKLLLHCFLQGLKAGLSEGTDARHQVAMQLLHAEWEYVSTLNQLLDKYKTPAAQQGALEPHQTLVKFVEELLQRHLPFRNSLQERLSAAHWKSLVGDILVQLIGQNDTVFSDTYVGYTTTLASFLCLEFNRLNHPDSNSDKVQEDREEMNLLSLLLAPVSRIHAYLSHVQSLLQWTGKEHPDCSLLLGAERALRNVLSRCHAILEEDVRWEEAEGAGQSCSEAAGSSASCCGRNHEKRESPQEAAALRNDPPVADLTNGCQSMRLECWSCSPVRRKGCGRDRSVQNRPGRDCCRACCSLLMPDAAGWGENSDSGQGTFSQHTGKGTIGPEATGATCSPEDVETDLDDTSAFGDSSVTSCSPDGTLCREEVISGQEEEEEEEEDSQVPVLLRPSYSQQREGSRERSVCLRWQIPRVTPHPPLRNAAGPPCTTAATPCLVSSRGKRLVSIRTGSPPLHPKSAFRPIWDDPSRQDDSAPEKDVRKGFVPVQAAARQSLGLGRDNLRPSLRRAHAAAVSGPGLWEDSEDSEGPCSTV comes from the exons ATGAAGCCACAGGAGGCCGAGCTCGTGGGGGAAATCGCCAAG TTGCAGTACATGGTCTCAGAGCTGAAGAGGGGCTTCACCAGCGCCCTGCTGGAGCTCAGTCACATCCAGCATGgagacacacacctgagggaggagctggaggagaaccgCAGGAGCTGCCAGAAGAAAGCTGCTCGCCTGGAGCTGTTGGTGGACTCTCTGAGG gaggagcttgGAGTGCTGCAGACTCAGATCTTCCAGCTGGACAGTAAGAGACAGAGAGCTCTGCAGGACGGAGACACCTCCAAACACAGAGAGAG CAGCAACCCAGCAGATGCGCCGCCGTCCTGTGGGTCCAGAGGGAAGCTGCTTCTCCACTGTTTCCTGCAGGGCCTGAAAGCGGGACTGAGTGAAGGCACAG ATGCTCGACATCAGGTGgccatgcagctgctgcacgcGGAGTGGGAGTACGTGTCCACGCTCAATCAGCTGCTTGACAAGTacaaaacacctgcagctcagcagggggccCTGGAGCCGCA TCAGACGCTGGTGAAgtttgtggaggagctgctgcagcgacATCTGCCGTTCAGGAACTCGCTGCAGGAGCGACTCTCTGCTGCACACTGGAAATCTCTGGTGGGAGACATCCTGGTGCAACTCATCGGACAAAACGAT ACTGTCTTCTCTGACACATATGTTGGATACACAACCACGCTGGCATCCTTCCTCTGCCTGGAGTTTAACAGATTAAACCATCCAGACAGCAACAGCGACAAAGTCCAg gaggacagagaggagatgaatttgctgtcgctgctgctggcGCCTGTGTCTCGAATTCACGCCTACCTGAGCCACGTCCAG AGTTTGTTACAGTGGACGGGCAAAGAACATCCTgactgcagcctcctgctgggaGCCGAGCGAGCGCTGAGGAATGTTCTATCCCGCTGTCacgccatcctggaggaggatgtgaggtgggaggaagcagaaggtgcagggcaaag CTGTTCTGAGGCTGCTGGATCTTCTGCCAGCTGTTGCGGGAGGAACCATGAGAAGAGAGAGTCCccgcaggaagctgcagcgctCAG aaaCGATCCGCCGGTGGCCGACCTTACCAACGGCTGCCAGTCCATGCGTCTGGAGTGTTGGTCCTGCAGCCCCGTCAGGCGGAAGGGCTGCGGGCGGGACAGGAGCGTCCAGAACCGGCCGGGTCGAGACTGTTGCCGCGCCTGCTGCTCCCTCCTCATGCCCGACGCTGCTGGGTGGGGGGAGAACAGCGACTCGGGCCAGGGAACCTTCAGCCAGCACACTGGGAAAGGCACCATTGGCCCGGAGGCCACCGGCGCCACCTGCAGCCCAGAGGATGTCGAGACGGACCTGGATGACACCTCGGCCTTTGGGGACTCCTCTGTGACCTCCTGCAGCCCTGATGGGACCCTGTGCAGGGAGGAGGTGATTAgtgggcaggaggaggaggaggaggaggaagaggacagccAGGTCCCGGTTCTGTTGAGACCTTCCTACagtcagcagagggaggggtccAGAGAGAGGAGCGTGTGTCTCAGATGGCAGATTCCAAGAGTGACCCCCCACCCGCCCCTGAGAAACGCAGCAGGGCCCCCGTGCACTACCGCGGCCACGCCCTGTCTGGTCAGCTCCCGCGGAAAGAGGCTGGTCAGCATCCGGACCGGCTCGCCTCCGCTGCACCCAAAAAGCGCCTTCAGGCCCATCTGGGACGACCCCTCCAGACAG GACGATTCGGCTCCAGAGAAGGACGTCAGGAAAGGTTTCGTCCCAGTTCAGGCTGCCGCCCGGCAGAGTCTCGGCCTGGGCAGAGACAATCTGAG GCCGAGTTTACGGCGAGCCCACGCAGCGGCGGTGAGCGGCCCTGGATTGTGGGAGGACAGCGAGGACAGCGAGGGGCCATGCAGCACCGTGTGA